Proteins from one Pseudomonadota bacterium genomic window:
- a CDS encoding ABC-type transport auxiliary lipoprotein family protein yields MPKFLISPWNAWQSSARRGLTAVSGAALLLGGCATLVPEAPPIVYDLTAPQQVNTGSARTSRQLLVAEPTAVRFYATDRIVVRDDASTLSYYPQALWSDALPQLFQARLAETLEKTGRVRAVGVPGQGLLIDTRLVPEIRAFEVQVSQDGGAIAVVDIGLKVMNDANGRVLATADFAASVPAASDAAGDGVAALDQAFDTVLSEMTVFVLRRV; encoded by the coding sequence ATGCCCAAGTTTTTGATTTCTCCCTGGAACGCTTGGCAATCCAGCGCGCGACGAGGGCTCACCGCCGTGTCAGGAGCAGCGCTCCTGCTTGGTGGATGCGCTACCTTGGTGCCTGAAGCGCCGCCGATCGTCTATGACCTTACGGCGCCTCAACAGGTGAACACCGGCAGTGCGCGCACATCACGACAACTCCTTGTAGCAGAACCCACCGCGGTGCGTTTTTATGCGACAGACCGCATCGTTGTCCGCGATGATGCCTCGACGCTTAGCTACTATCCGCAAGCTTTGTGGAGCGATGCTCTGCCTCAATTGTTTCAGGCACGTCTCGCTGAGACGCTTGAAAAAACGGGTCGCGTGCGCGCTGTCGGGGTTCCGGGGCAGGGGCTTTTGATCGACACGCGTCTCGTGCCGGAAATCAGAGCGTTCGAAGTTCAGGTCTCGCAGGATGGCGGCGCAATCGCCGTCGTCGATATCGGCCTGAAGGTCATGAACGATGCCAACGGGCGTGTCTTGGCCACAGCAGACTTCGCGGCGAGTGTTCCAGCAGCAAGCGACGCTGCGGGCGACGGTGTTGCGGCGCTCGATCAGGCGTTTGACACCGTGCTGAGTGAGATGACCGTATTTGTTCTCAGGCGTGTTTAA